In a single window of the Equus caballus isolate H_3958 breed thoroughbred unplaced genomic scaffold, TB-T2T haplotype2-0000440, whole genome shotgun sequence genome:
- the LOC138923060 gene encoding olfactory receptor 5T1-like has translation MKTEMPGFPSDIDLCMIQVKNMTEVTTFILTGFTGDFDVQVFLFLLFLAIYLFTLIGNLGLIILVIRDSQLHNPMYYFLSVLSFLDACYSSVVTPKMLINFLSENKTISFLGCAAQMFFDVTFGTTECFLLAAMAYDRYVAIYNPLWYSVSMSPRVYVPLVIASYLCGILNASVHTGAAFSLTFCASNEIRYFFCDIPPVLAISCSDTHTNQLLVSYFTSIIEMVTIMIVLVSYGFILLAILRMHSAEGRQKIFSTCGCHLIGVSIYYGTVFCIYVRTSSSYSLDQDMIVSVFYTIAIPMLNPIIYSLRNKDVKEATKRAFGKNWFLNKVYSSH, from the coding sequence atgaaaactgaaatgcCAGGGTTCCCATCAGACATAGATTTATGCATGATCCAGGTGAAGAATATGACTGAAGTTACCACGTTTATATTGACGGGCTtcacaggtgattttgatgtgcaagtcttcctgtttttgctattTCTAGCAATCTATCTTTTCACTCTCATAGGAAATCTGGGATTGATTATATTGGTCATTAGGGATTCCCAGCTGCACAACCCTATGTACTATTTTCTGAGTGTGTTATCATTCTTGGATGCCTGCTATTCTTCAGTTGTCACCCCAAAAATGTTGATCAATTTCCTGTCAGAGAACAAAACTATTTCCTTCCTTGGATGTGCAGCACAGATGTTTTTTGATGTTACTTTTGGGAccactgaatgttttctcttggCTGCAATGGCATATGATCGCTATGTAGCAATCTACAACCCTCTGTGGTATTCAGTTAGCATGTCACCCAGAGTCTATGTGCCACTCGTCATTGCTTCCTATCTTTGTGGCATTTTGAATGCTTCAGTGCACACAGGGGCCGCATTTAGCCTAACTTTCTGTGCATCCAACGAAATTAGATATTTCTTTTGTGACATCCCTCCAGTCCTCGCTATTTCTTGTTCTGACACTCACACAAACCAGCTTCTAGTCTCCTACTTTACGAGCATTATTGAGATGGTCACTATCATGATTGTCCTGGTTTCCTATGGTTTCATTCTCTTGGCCATTCTGAGGATGCATTCTGCTGAAGGGAGACAAAAAATCTTTTCTACATGTGGCTGTCACTTAATTGGAGTGTCCATTTACTATGGAACAGTCTTCTGCATCTATGTGAGAACAAGCTCCAGTTACTCTTTGGACCAGGACATGATAGTGTCTGTGTTTTACACCATTGCCATTCCCATGCTGAATCCCATCATCTACAGTTTAAGGAACAAAGATGTAAAAGAGGCAACAAAAAGGGCTTTTGGGAAAAATTGGTTTCTCAATAAAGTATACTCTTCACATTAA